A single region of the Oryzias latipes chromosome 21, ASM223467v1 genome encodes:
- the cd302 gene encoding CD302 antigen isoform X1: MESQERRLVFRSLLICSAVFIQAQFSCAGDCPADGRTWVTFGAKCYHFVHGEEEAIKSYTFDSAKTICRGFKLLTIHSAEENEFVIKYSPQVWKGNVNVWLGMYYDTDTDTMRWFNDKPVTFTNWEYSPYPSDLPKVETCAALHSISGRWENVSCDEEEENGVICETAQKADPPKRKPNALLSTLVILSVVAVVGVSAGIWFVHQRQNSGSPIFTAFEYHPPFRVPDTDESCLVEAEETDGMP; encoded by the exons ATGGAGTCGCAGGAAAGGAGATTGGTTTTTAGGTCGTTACTAATCTGTTCCGCCGTGTTTATTCAGGCACAGTTCAGCTGCGCAGGAG ATTGCCCAGCAGACGGACGTACCTGGGTCACATTTGGAGCCAAATGTTACCACTTTGTCCACGGAGAGGAGGAAGCGATCAAAAGCTACACTTTCGACAGCGCTAAAACAATCTGCAGAGGCTTCA aacTTTTGACCATCCACAGTGCGGAAGAGAATGAATTTGTCATTAAATATAGCCCACAAGTGTGGAAAGGCAACGTCAACGTGTGGCTGGGAATGTATTATGACACAGACA CTGATACCATGAGGTGGTTCAATGACAAGCCTGTAACATTCACTAATTGGGAGTACAGCCCTTATCCGTCCGACCTCCCGAAGGTGGAGACGTGTGCGGCTCTGCACAGCATCTCAGGAAGATGGGAAAACGTCAGctgtgatgaggaggaggagaatggAGTGATCTGTGAAACTGCTCAGA aggCAGATCCGCCAAAAAGGA AACCCAATGCGCTGCTCTCCACCCTGGTTATTCTCAGTGTGGTGGCTGTGGTGGGAGTCTCTGCGGGAATCTGGTTTGTGCACCAGAGGCAGAACTCCGGTTCCCCCATCTTCACTGCGTTTGAGTACCACCCGCCGTTCCGAGTGCCAGACACAGACGAGTCTTGCCTCGTGGAGGCAGAGGAGACTGACGGCATGCCCTaa
- the cd302 gene encoding CD302 antigen isoform X2 — protein sequence MLAKTALPIKSYTFDSAKTICRGFKLLTIHSAEENEFVIKYSPQVWKGNVNVWLGMYYDTDTDTMRWFNDKPVTFTNWEYSPYPSDLPKVETCAALHSISGRWENVSCDEEEENGVICETAQKADPPKRKPNALLSTLVILSVVAVVGVSAGIWFVHQRQNSGSPIFTAFEYHPPFRVPDTDESCLVEAEETDGMP from the exons CGATCAAAAGCTACACTTTCGACAGCGCTAAAACAATCTGCAGAGGCTTCA aacTTTTGACCATCCACAGTGCGGAAGAGAATGAATTTGTCATTAAATATAGCCCACAAGTGTGGAAAGGCAACGTCAACGTGTGGCTGGGAATGTATTATGACACAGACA CTGATACCATGAGGTGGTTCAATGACAAGCCTGTAACATTCACTAATTGGGAGTACAGCCCTTATCCGTCCGACCTCCCGAAGGTGGAGACGTGTGCGGCTCTGCACAGCATCTCAGGAAGATGGGAAAACGTCAGctgtgatgaggaggaggagaatggAGTGATCTGTGAAACTGCTCAGA aggCAGATCCGCCAAAAAGGA AACCCAATGCGCTGCTCTCCACCCTGGTTATTCTCAGTGTGGTGGCTGTGGTGGGAGTCTCTGCGGGAATCTGGTTTGTGCACCAGAGGCAGAACTCCGGTTCCCCCATCTTCACTGCGTTTGAGTACCACCCGCCGTTCCGAGTGCCAGACACAGACGAGTCTTGCCTCGTGGAGGCAGAGGAGACTGACGGCATGCCCTaa